In one Nocardioides luteus genomic region, the following are encoded:
- a CDS encoding HIT family protein: MSDPDCLFCNIVAGNIPSTKVYEDDETYAFMDIAPAAEGHTVVVPKTHTKDVLEADPAVYASTAKAAQAVARRAVDVLQADGVNVLNNCGPAAWQTVFHLHFHVIPRYTDKSKDSLTLPWVPHPGDLDAIRAIGEKLAF, from the coding sequence ATGAGCGATCCCGACTGCCTGTTCTGCAACATCGTCGCGGGCAACATCCCCTCGACGAAGGTCTACGAGGACGACGAGACGTACGCCTTCATGGACATCGCGCCCGCTGCCGAAGGGCACACCGTGGTGGTGCCGAAGACGCACACCAAGGACGTCCTGGAGGCCGACCCGGCGGTCTACGCCTCGACCGCGAAGGCCGCCCAGGCGGTCGCGCGGCGGGCGGTCGACGTGCTGCAGGCGGACGGGGTCAACGTGCTCAACAACTGCGGGCCGGCGGCGTGGCAGACCGTCTTCCATCTGCACTTCCACGTGATCCCGCGCTACACCGACAAGTCCAAGGACTCGCTCACGCTCCCCTGGGTGCCGCACCCGGGCGACCTGGACGCGATCCGCGCGATCGGCGAGAAGCTGGCCTTCTAG
- a CDS encoding NADPH-dependent 2,4-dienoyl-CoA reductase, translating into MAYESLLSPLTIGSLTLRNRVVMGSMHTGLEDHAWDIPKLAAYFAERARGGTGLIITGGYAPNKRGWLKPFASEMSSRLHAVQHRRVTGAVHEEGGAIAMQVLHAGRYAYTPFSVSASAVKAPINPFKPAALSDKAVDATVNDFAKSISLAKKAGYDAVEIMGSEGYLINQFLAERTNQREDRWGGTATNRMRFPVEIVRRSRELVGDDFPIIFRLSILDLVEDGQTWEETIELAYALQDAGVSVFNTGIGWHEARVPTIITQVPRGAWLDMTARLKAEVSIPVCASNRINTPELAESAIAEGKADLVSMARPLLADPEFAKKTAEGRTDEINTCIACNQACLDHAFANKAASCLVNPRAARETTLVLSPTKLKQSVAVVGAGPAGLAAATSAAERGFAVTLFEKSPEIGGQFRLAMAVPGKEDFKDTLRYFGRRLEVLGVDVRLDTEATTADLEPFDHVIVSTGVTPRVPQIAGSEDDRVVTYADVLAGRVVPGRRVAVIGAGGIGVDVSAWLTHQPETLEEWKARWGVGDPATFRGGLTTPVLEAPARQVTLLQRKSTPIGIGLGKTSGWAHRAHLKQDGVKQVRGATYDKIEAGDDAVTLHYAVDGEPHTLEVDHVILCAGQESVRDLWTERDNWHLIGGADVAAELDAKRAIKQGTEVAAGL; encoded by the coding sequence ATGGCGTACGAATCCCTGCTCTCCCCGCTCACGATCGGGTCGCTCACCCTGCGCAACCGCGTGGTGATGGGGTCGATGCACACCGGCCTCGAGGACCACGCGTGGGACATCCCCAAGCTGGCGGCCTACTTCGCCGAGCGCGCACGCGGCGGCACCGGGCTGATCATCACCGGCGGCTACGCACCGAACAAGCGCGGCTGGCTCAAGCCGTTCGCGAGCGAGATGAGCTCCCGGCTGCACGCCGTCCAGCACCGCCGGGTCACCGGCGCGGTGCACGAGGAGGGCGGTGCGATCGCGATGCAGGTGCTGCACGCGGGCCGCTACGCCTACACGCCGTTCTCGGTCAGCGCCTCGGCCGTCAAGGCGCCGATCAACCCGTTCAAGCCCGCGGCCCTCTCCGACAAGGCCGTCGACGCGACCGTGAACGACTTCGCCAAGAGCATCTCGCTGGCGAAGAAGGCCGGCTACGACGCGGTGGAGATCATGGGGTCGGAGGGCTACCTGATCAACCAGTTCCTCGCCGAGCGCACCAACCAGCGCGAGGACCGCTGGGGCGGCACCGCGACCAACCGGATGCGGTTCCCGGTCGAGATCGTGCGGCGCTCGCGCGAGCTGGTCGGCGACGACTTTCCGATCATCTTCCGGCTCTCGATCCTCGACCTGGTCGAGGACGGCCAGACCTGGGAGGAGACGATCGAGCTCGCCTACGCCCTCCAGGACGCCGGGGTCTCGGTGTTCAACACCGGCATCGGCTGGCACGAGGCCCGGGTGCCCACGATCATCACCCAGGTCCCGCGCGGTGCCTGGCTCGACATGACCGCGCGCCTCAAGGCCGAGGTCTCGATCCCGGTCTGTGCCTCCAACCGGATCAACACCCCCGAGCTCGCCGAGTCGGCGATCGCCGAGGGCAAGGCCGACCTGGTCTCGATGGCTCGCCCGCTGCTGGCCGACCCGGAGTTCGCCAAGAAGACCGCCGAGGGCCGCACCGACGAGATCAACACCTGCATCGCCTGCAACCAGGCCTGCCTGGACCACGCCTTCGCCAACAAGGCCGCGTCCTGCCTGGTCAACCCGCGCGCCGCGCGCGAGACGACCCTGGTGCTCTCCCCGACCAAGCTCAAGCAGTCCGTGGCCGTCGTCGGCGCCGGCCCGGCCGGCCTCGCCGCCGCCACCTCGGCCGCCGAGCGCGGCTTCGCGGTGACCCTGTTCGAGAAGTCCCCGGAGATCGGTGGCCAGTTCCGCCTCGCGATGGCGGTGCCGGGCAAGGAGGACTTCAAGGACACCCTGCGCTACTTCGGCCGGCGCCTGGAGGTGCTGGGCGTCGACGTACGCCTCGACACCGAGGCCACCACCGCCGATCTGGAGCCCTTCGACCACGTCATCGTCTCCACCGGCGTCACCCCGCGGGTGCCGCAGATCGCCGGCTCCGAGGACGACCGGGTGGTGACGTACGCCGACGTGCTCGCCGGCCGGGTCGTCCCGGGCCGCCGGGTCGCGGTGATCGGCGCCGGAGGCATCGGCGTCGACGTCTCCGCCTGGCTGACCCACCAGCCCGAGACGCTCGAGGAGTGGAAGGCCCGCTGGGGCGTCGGCGACCCGGCGACCTTCCGCGGCGGCCTCACCACCCCGGTGCTCGAGGCCCCCGCCCGCCAGGTGACCCTGCTGCAGCGCAAGTCCACTCCGATCGGCATCGGCCTCGGGAAGACCTCCGGCTGGGCCCACCGAGCGCACCTGAAGCAGGACGGCGTCAAGCAGGTCCGCGGCGCGACCTACGACAAGATCGAGGCGGGCGACGACGCCGTCACCCTTCACTACGCCGTCGACGGTGAGCCGCACACGCTCGAGGTCGACCACGTGATCCTCTGCGCCGGCCAGGAGTCGGTGCGCGACCTGTGGACGGAGCGTGACAACTGGCACCTGATCGGTGGCGCCGACGTCGCGGCCGAACTGGACGCCAAGCGCGCGATCAAGCAGGGAACCGAGGTCGCCGCGGGCCTGTGA
- a CDS encoding amino acid ABC transporter permease: protein MEGSRQARPPSERELERQAVRRRLRLQQVTIATVVTVVVAVGLALLVVSSPGWDRVRDYFLSWSHARDSFAAIGEGFWINIRIFLVAEPCVLVLGALVAVARQTTSPWLAPLRLLATGYTDLFRGVPSIMVVVICGIGIPALGLSGVTSSLFWLTTFALVLCYGAYVAEVFRAGILAIHPTQVASAEALALTRAQTMRFVVLPQAVRRVVPPLMNDLVSLQKDTALISAVGVFEALRAAQDYQGYNFNGTPLLVAAAYFLVVAVPLTRLTDWLMRRQIEKEQGR, encoded by the coding sequence GTGGAGGGGTCTCGACAGGCTCGACCACCGAGTGAGCGGGAGCTCGAGAGGCAGGCCGTACGCCGCCGGCTGAGGCTCCAGCAGGTCACCATCGCCACCGTGGTGACCGTCGTGGTCGCGGTCGGACTGGCGCTGCTGGTCGTCTCCTCGCCCGGGTGGGACCGGGTCCGGGACTACTTCCTGAGCTGGTCGCACGCACGCGACTCGTTCGCGGCGATCGGGGAGGGGTTCTGGATCAACATCCGGATCTTCCTGGTCGCCGAGCCGTGCGTACTCGTCCTCGGTGCCCTCGTCGCCGTCGCCCGCCAGACCACCTCCCCGTGGCTGGCGCCGCTGCGGCTCCTCGCCACCGGCTACACCGACCTGTTCCGTGGGGTGCCGTCGATCATGGTCGTGGTCATCTGCGGCATCGGGATCCCGGCGCTGGGGCTGTCCGGGGTGACCAGCTCGCTGTTCTGGCTCACCACGTTCGCGCTCGTGCTCTGCTACGGGGCCTACGTCGCCGAGGTCTTCCGCGCCGGCATCCTGGCGATCCACCCCACCCAGGTCGCCTCGGCCGAGGCGCTGGCGCTGACCCGTGCCCAGACGATGCGCTTCGTGGTCCTCCCGCAGGCCGTACGTCGCGTCGTACCGCCGCTCATGAACGACCTCGTCTCGCTCCAGAAGGACACCGCGCTGATCTCGGCGGTCGGTGTCTTCGAGGCGCTCCGGGCGGCCCAGGACTACCAGGGCTACAACTTCAACGGCACGCCGCTGCTCGTCGCCGCTGCGTACTTCCTCGTCGTCGCGGTGCCGCTCACCCGGCTCACCGACTGGCTGATGCGGCGACAGATCGAGAAGGAGCAAGGCCGATGA
- a CDS encoding amino acid ABC transporter ATP-binding protein, producing the protein MTASMSGLLEAKGLRKAYRGKVVLDDLDLSVAEHDVVCLIGASGSGKSTLLRCLNLLETIDDGVITFDGREISDPLVDPRSVRREIGMVFQAYNLFPHLSVLDNCTLAQVRVHGVAKDEAADRARQLLARFGLADKADAHPDALSGGQQQRVALVRAMCTRPRLLLLDEITAALDPELVGEVLEIVRAEAQAGTTLVLATHEMSFAREVATKVCFLDGGRVLEQGPPEQLFGDPVEERTRAFLARVRC; encoded by the coding sequence ATGACGGCATCGATGTCAGGCCTGCTGGAGGCGAAGGGGCTGCGGAAGGCCTATCGCGGGAAGGTCGTCCTGGACGACCTGGACCTGTCCGTCGCGGAACACGACGTGGTCTGCCTGATCGGGGCGTCGGGGTCGGGGAAGTCGACCCTGCTGCGCTGCCTCAACCTGCTCGAGACGATCGACGACGGGGTGATCACCTTCGACGGCCGGGAGATCTCCGACCCGCTCGTCGACCCGCGCTCGGTCCGGCGTGAGATCGGGATGGTGTTCCAGGCGTACAACCTCTTTCCGCATCTGTCCGTGCTCGACAACTGCACCTTGGCCCAGGTGCGGGTGCACGGCGTCGCCAAGGACGAGGCGGCCGATCGAGCGCGGCAGCTGTTGGCGCGGTTCGGCCTCGCGGACAAGGCCGACGCCCATCCCGACGCGCTCTCCGGGGGCCAGCAGCAGCGGGTCGCGCTGGTGCGGGCGATGTGCACACGCCCGCGCCTGCTGCTCCTCGACGAGATCACCGCCGCCCTCGACCCCGAGCTCGTCGGTGAGGTGCTGGAGATCGTCCGGGCCGAGGCGCAGGCGGGCACGACCCTCGTCCTCGCCACCCACGAGATGTCCTTCGCCCGCGAGGTCGCCACCAAGGTCTGTTTCCTCGACGGCGGTCGCGTGCTGGAGCAGGGTCCGCCGGAGCAGCTCTTCGGCGACCCGGTCGAGGAGCGCACCCGCGCCTTCCTGGCTCGCGTCCGTTGCTGA
- a CDS encoding glycoside hydrolase family 1 protein → MAFPKFPTGFVFGTADATRPGGEQDVALLMRLGAPGYRFAVSWRELQPGGRGVFDPDARARYDRLVDELLEAGLRPSATLYAGELPEPLAADGGWLNRATVDAFGEYAQTVADLIGDRVPEWVPVQDPNVAGYLGYGLGTIAPGRRAGWGVVAAMHHLLLAHGRGVQVLRAAGVGSVGCANHHEPIWPLSEDPADVGAAKLIDLAWNAVPLEAMLLGRYPRDLAGLADEVVMPGDMAVIRSPLDFYGVNFFAPQRIGASAEGDDIPFRMVPLVGYPATDTGWGVVPTALREWLIITRSRYRAAMPPIVVTECGAAYDAPVVDGEVDDQARIDYLEAHLEAVSAAIERGVDVRGFYAYTLLDRDGWEAPFTGKDWEDGVGGKYGLVHVDSAGVRTPKRSFGWYADMVAAHAEGAPTG, encoded by the coding sequence GTGGCGTTTCCCAAGTTCCCGACTGGCTTCGTGTTCGGCACTGCAGACGCCACCCGGCCGGGGGGCGAGCAGGATGTTGCGCTGCTCATGCGTCTCGGTGCGCCGGGATACCGGTTCGCGGTCTCCTGGCGTGAGCTTCAGCCGGGTGGTCGCGGTGTCTTCGATCCCGATGCCCGCGCTCGCTACGACCGCCTGGTCGACGAGCTGCTCGAGGCCGGCCTGCGCCCGTCGGCCACGCTCTACGCCGGCGAGCTGCCCGAGCCGCTGGCCGCCGACGGCGGCTGGCTCAACCGGGCCACGGTCGATGCCTTCGGTGAGTACGCCCAGACGGTCGCCGACCTGATCGGCGACCGCGTCCCGGAGTGGGTGCCGGTCCAGGATCCCAACGTGGCCGGCTACCTCGGCTACGGCCTCGGCACGATAGCGCCCGGCCGCCGGGCCGGCTGGGGCGTCGTCGCGGCGATGCACCACCTGCTGCTGGCTCACGGCCGCGGCGTGCAGGTGCTGCGCGCCGCCGGGGTCGGGTCCGTCGGCTGCGCGAACCACCACGAGCCGATCTGGCCGCTCTCGGAGGATCCCGCCGACGTCGGCGCCGCCAAGCTCATCGATCTCGCCTGGAACGCGGTGCCGCTCGAGGCCATGCTGCTGGGCCGCTACCCCCGTGACCTCGCCGGTCTCGCCGACGAGGTCGTGATGCCGGGCGACATGGCCGTGATCCGCTCGCCCCTCGACTTCTACGGGGTCAACTTCTTCGCCCCGCAGCGCATCGGCGCCTCCGCCGAGGGCGACGACATCCCGTTCCGGATGGTGCCGCTCGTCGGCTACCCCGCCACCGACACCGGCTGGGGCGTGGTGCCGACCGCCCTGCGGGAATGGCTGATCATCACCCGGTCCCGTTATCGCGCCGCGATGCCGCCGATCGTGGTGACCGAGTGCGGTGCTGCGTACGACGCTCCGGTGGTGGACGGCGAGGTCGACGACCAGGCCCGGATCGACTACCTCGAGGCACACCTGGAGGCGGTCTCGGCCGCGATCGAGCGTGGCGTCGACGTGCGCGGCTTCTACGCCTACACCCTGCTCGACCGCGACGGCTGGGAGGCTCCGTTCACCGGCAAGGACTGGGAGGACGGCGTCGGCGGGAAGTACGGCCTGGTCCACGTCGACTCCGCCGGGGTGCGTACGCCGAAGCGGTCCTTCGGGTGGTACGCCGACATGGTCGCCGCCCACGCCGAAGGCGCGCCCACCGGCTAG
- a CDS encoding ABC transporter substrate-binding protein — translation MRTRLTPLLVASLALAAALTACGSEDDTSAAGGAPASCKAADLPLKQDGKLTIGTDSPAYEPWFSEDDPSNGKGFESAVAYAVAEQLGFAKDDVVWVKQAFNTSYTPGEKKFDFDINQISITPERAGVVDFSQGYYTASQAVVTMEEDADKAASLADLKGLKLGAQTATTSLTAIREDVQPTTDPLVFDTSDQAKQALLNGQVDALVFDLPTAFYITAAEIEGSTITGQFESSEKPEEFGLLTEKDSGLAPCLDEALTALEEDGTLAALEKEWLSDVVSVPVLK, via the coding sequence ATGCGCACTCGCCTTACTCCCCTTCTCGTCGCCTCACTCGCTCTGGCCGCCGCTCTGACCGCGTGCGGAAGCGAGGACGACACCAGCGCCGCGGGCGGCGCACCTGCCTCGTGCAAGGCCGCGGACCTGCCGCTCAAGCAGGACGGCAAGCTGACCATCGGCACCGACTCCCCGGCGTACGAGCCGTGGTTCTCCGAGGACGACCCCAGCAACGGCAAGGGCTTCGAGTCGGCGGTCGCCTACGCCGTCGCCGAGCAGCTCGGGTTCGCCAAGGACGACGTCGTCTGGGTCAAGCAGGCGTTCAACACCTCCTACACCCCGGGCGAGAAGAAGTTCGACTTCGACATCAACCAGATCTCCATCACCCCCGAGCGAGCAGGCGTCGTCGACTTCTCGCAGGGCTACTACACGGCCTCGCAGGCGGTCGTGACGATGGAGGAGGACGCGGACAAGGCGGCGTCGCTCGCCGATCTGAAGGGCCTCAAGCTCGGTGCCCAGACCGCGACCACGTCGCTGACCGCGATCCGCGAGGACGTCCAGCCGACCACGGACCCGCTGGTCTTCGACACCAGCGACCAGGCCAAGCAGGCGCTGCTCAACGGTCAGGTCGACGCGCTCGTCTTCGACCTGCCCACGGCGTTCTACATCACCGCCGCCGAGATCGAGGGCAGCACCATCACCGGGCAGTTCGAGAGCAGCGAGAAGCCGGAGGAGTTCGGCCTGCTGACCGAGAAGGACAGCGGCCTGGCGCCGTGCCTCGACGAGGCGCTGACCGCGCTCGAGGAGGACGGGACCCTCGCCGCGCTCGAGAAGGAGTGGCTCTCCGACGTCGTCTCCGTGCCGGTCTTGAAGTGA
- a CDS encoding flotillin family protein: protein MELLVPIAGLVVLLILLLLLVTSRYKVAGPNQAFIVTGRKGKAVLNPETGQLTTDLSGQKVVLGGGVFVVPFVQKLATMDLSSRRISVQIRGAVSGQGIKLNLDGVAIVKVGGNADQIRLAAQRFLSQQEEIEPFTQEVLAGALRSIVGGLTVEQIIRDRAAFAQRVADESESSLTGQGLILDTFQIQDVTDDGSYLANLGRPEAARITQAASIAEAEARRAAEQARIKAEEEIAIAQRALALKQAEIKAETDAAAANAAASGPLAQADRDQAILTEQEKVAVRQAALTERQLETQVRKPADAERYRVEQEAEGRRNSEIAAAEARKAATIAAAEADAEQARLTGEAEKARRAALAEAEAIEGAKRGEAQKSLRLAGAEATRAEGEASAAATLAVGQAEAEAMDKRASAFASYNDAAVLQMLIEVLPRIAKEVAAPISAIDSLTVLSTEGAGAIPKQVNDNVVQTLNMLKTTTGVDLGSMLRKAVSTTSENGIAEIPADSAPQ from the coding sequence ATGGAACTGCTGGTGCCGATCGCCGGCCTTGTCGTACTTCTCATCCTGCTCCTGCTGCTGGTCACCAGCCGCTACAAGGTCGCCGGTCCCAACCAGGCGTTCATCGTCACCGGCCGCAAGGGCAAGGCCGTCCTCAACCCGGAGACCGGCCAGCTCACCACCGACCTGTCCGGCCAGAAGGTCGTGCTCGGCGGCGGTGTCTTCGTGGTGCCGTTCGTCCAGAAGCTGGCGACGATGGACCTCTCCTCGCGCCGGATCTCGGTGCAGATCCGCGGCGCGGTCTCCGGCCAGGGCATCAAGCTCAACCTCGACGGCGTCGCGATCGTGAAGGTGGGCGGCAACGCCGACCAGATCCGGCTGGCTGCGCAGCGTTTCCTCTCCCAGCAGGAGGAGATCGAGCCGTTCACGCAGGAGGTGCTCGCCGGCGCGCTGCGCTCGATCGTCGGTGGTCTGACCGTCGAGCAGATCATCCGTGACCGGGCCGCCTTCGCCCAGCGGGTCGCCGACGAGTCCGAGTCCTCGCTCACCGGCCAGGGCCTGATCCTGGACACCTTCCAGATCCAGGACGTCACCGACGACGGCTCCTACCTCGCCAACCTCGGTCGCCCCGAGGCCGCCCGCATCACCCAGGCCGCCTCGATCGCCGAGGCGGAGGCACGTCGTGCCGCCGAGCAGGCGCGCATCAAGGCCGAGGAGGAGATCGCGATCGCTCAGCGCGCGCTCGCCCTCAAGCAGGCCGAGATCAAGGCCGAGACCGACGCGGCCGCCGCCAACGCCGCCGCCTCCGGCCCGCTCGCCCAGGCCGACCGCGACCAGGCCATCCTCACCGAGCAGGAGAAGGTCGCCGTACGCCAGGCGGCGCTGACCGAGCGCCAGCTCGAGACCCAGGTGCGCAAGCCCGCCGACGCCGAGCGCTACCGCGTCGAGCAGGAGGCGGAGGGTCGCCGTAACTCGGAGATCGCCGCCGCGGAGGCCCGCAAGGCGGCCACCATCGCCGCGGCCGAGGCGGACGCCGAGCAGGCGCGGCTCACCGGTGAGGCGGAGAAGGCCCGCCGTGCCGCGCTGGCCGAGGCCGAGGCCATCGAGGGTGCCAAGCGCGGTGAGGCGCAGAAGTCGCTGCGTCTGGCCGGCGCCGAGGCGACCCGGGCCGAGGGTGAGGCGAGCGCCGCCGCGACGCTGGCCGTGGGACAGGCCGAGGCCGAGGCGATGGACAAGCGCGCCTCGGCGTTCGCGTCCTACAACGACGCCGCCGTGCTGCAGATGCTGATCGAGGTCCTGCCGCGGATCGCCAAGGAGGTCGCCGCGCCGATCAGCGCGATCGACAGCCTCACCGTCCTCTCCACCGAGGGTGCCGGCGCCATCCCGAAGCAGGTCAACGACAACGTCGTCCAGACGCTCAACATGCTCAAGACCACCACGGGCGTCGACCTCGGCTCGATGCTCCGCAAGGCCGTGTCCACGACGAGCGAGAACGGCATCGCGGAGATCCCCGCCGACAGCGCTCCGCAGTGA
- a CDS encoding type IV toxin-antitoxin system AbiEi family antitoxin produces the protein MTNVSALESRLHDMGVTTETRLSKRLAGYGVREWTLARGNSSKTYALVSGGASNLSLPAVASLIDMGLPLLVWDDYVHDELQSTFRRAGIQYVDLAGNAWIEFGDVLISISGREASRSKGSGDRKTTRKPSEARGVNPFSANRNQVIFALLSWPDLWDASSRTLAEVSGVSVGLAHETAALLKESGLAAKSTRYRPGGLLDRWANGFSDVTVPRLGVWHFYGNTDVDRIKSIGPVYVSGEAAAQDLLRPTELIVYTSDLRPDPDKPSLPVLNRWRRDAPASAAAPNVIVRQQFWTPREDLDDDARLVREAPWPLVYADLLASKDPRVQEVAQDWRSSHV, from the coding sequence ATGACCAACGTGTCCGCGTTGGAGTCCCGCCTCCATGACATGGGGGTGACAACCGAGACCCGTCTCTCCAAACGTCTCGCTGGCTACGGCGTTCGCGAGTGGACCCTGGCCCGCGGCAACTCCTCGAAAACCTACGCCCTTGTTTCAGGGGGAGCTTCCAATCTGTCGCTCCCGGCAGTAGCCAGCCTCATTGATATGGGTCTTCCACTCCTCGTCTGGGATGACTACGTTCACGACGAGTTGCAATCGACATTTCGACGCGCAGGCATTCAGTACGTCGATCTAGCCGGCAACGCTTGGATCGAGTTCGGTGATGTGCTCATCAGCATCTCTGGCCGCGAGGCCTCTCGTTCCAAGGGCAGCGGAGACCGGAAGACGACACGGAAGCCTTCCGAGGCACGTGGGGTTAATCCTTTCAGCGCTAACCGCAACCAAGTCATCTTCGCCCTGCTCTCGTGGCCAGACTTGTGGGATGCGAGCAGTCGGACACTCGCAGAGGTCTCCGGCGTTTCTGTCGGACTTGCCCACGAAACGGCCGCCCTACTCAAAGAGTCAGGACTGGCAGCAAAATCCACCCGCTACCGGCCAGGTGGTCTCTTGGACCGATGGGCGAATGGGTTCAGTGATGTCACTGTTCCGCGACTCGGTGTCTGGCACTTCTACGGTAATACCGACGTTGACCGCATCAAGAGCATAGGGCCGGTCTATGTGAGTGGAGAGGCTGCCGCGCAAGACCTCCTCAGACCGACCGAACTCATCGTCTATACGAGCGATCTACGCCCGGACCCAGACAAGCCTTCGTTGCCTGTGCTCAACCGGTGGCGGAGGGATGCACCCGCGTCGGCCGCGGCGCCCAACGTCATCGTGCGCCAGCAGTTCTGGACGCCAAGGGAAGACCTGGATGATGATGCCAGATTGGTGCGCGAGGCCCCTTGGCCCTTGGTGTACGCCGACCTGCTGGCCAGCAAGGATCCCCGGGTCCAAGAGGTGGCGCAGGATTGGCGGAGTTCCCATGTATGA
- a CDS encoding pirin family protein has product MTAQIRRGTARFTERPPGLRPGKITWHTYSFGPHYDPSRVGFGPIVAYDEHLLRNGEGFENHHHAGVTIVTWPISGEVTHTDSTGATGTVARGQVGVFTTGDGVDHSEFASASGTRFIQVWVTGSTGEPAYAVHDVTPVEGEWVEAVRLDQGSLLVGHVGTAGPAEITLPDGRLRHLHVATGALLRSGMAEPLTAGDAFEVTAGEDLPPEFTVSAGVPTELLLWTFE; this is encoded by the coding sequence GTGACTGCCCAGATCCGCCGAGGAACCGCCCGATTCACGGAACGTCCACCCGGCCTCAGGCCAGGAAAAATTACCTGGCACACCTACTCCTTCGGACCCCACTACGACCCCAGCAGGGTCGGCTTCGGCCCGATCGTGGCCTACGACGAGCACCTGCTGCGCAACGGTGAGGGCTTCGAGAACCACCACCATGCCGGAGTCACGATCGTCACCTGGCCGATCTCCGGCGAGGTGACCCACACCGACTCGACCGGCGCCACCGGGACCGTCGCCCGCGGCCAGGTCGGTGTCTTCACCACCGGCGACGGCGTCGACCACTCCGAGTTCGCCTCCGCCTCCGGCACCCGGTTCATCCAGGTCTGGGTGACGGGCAGCACCGGCGAGCCGGCGTACGCCGTCCACGACGTCACCCCGGTCGAGGGCGAGTGGGTCGAGGCGGTCCGCCTGGACCAGGGCTCGCTGCTGGTCGGCCATGTCGGCACCGCCGGCCCCGCCGAGATCACCCTCCCGGACGGTCGTCTCCGCCATCTCCACGTCGCTACCGGCGCCCTGCTGCGCAGCGGCATGGCCGAGCCGCTGACCGCCGGGGACGCCTTCGAGGTCACCGCCGGCGAGGATCTGCCGCCGGAGTTCACGGTCAGTGCGGGCGTACCGACGGAGCTTCTTCTCTGGACCTTCGAATAG